Part of the Oncorhynchus kisutch isolate 150728-3 linkage group LG2, Okis_V2, whole genome shotgun sequence genome, GGCCAACAGGAGAGTGACCTTGAATATTTACAGTGGGACTCATTTTGACTGTAATGAATGGCTGCTTCCCGGTTGTGCCTAATGCTACCTGAATGGCATGACTGTGAATTGGAACAGGCCAAACTATTAAAAGGTACTGTGCACCAACATGCTCACCAGTAATGTATTCAAATAGCAAACTGCTTCCACAACACCTTGCTCTTCCTCTCTGTAACACCTCTGCTAGTTGATAGACAATCACAACTTGGTATGAACCTACTTTAAGGttaaacatacagtacaattTGAGAGATTGCAGTTCAATTTTTTTTGTTAATCAAACATTAATGTATATAACTACATAAACAAAACCAATTGAGGCTTATGTTTTCAAGGTAAGGAAACATAGTGACGACTACAGCTGCAGATCCTAGGCCAAATACCCCAGGTTatttgttaatgttaatgtcaagaGTTGACAGCCTTATTCTAGCTAGATAACCAAGTTTATTGGTATTTTTAGGAAACATGTTTCTGTACAGGTTGCTATATGAGCTTCCTAATGAACAATATTAAAATGCTTCATGACATAGTATATGTAAAGAATCTGTTTGTTATTCATTAAATCTAATTAGTATATTTAGTGTTATTTAGTATTCGTCAACACTGTTTAATTAATAGAAATGTATACACATCTACATTAtgaatatatagatatacattATGATATATACCTTGTATTTGTATAAATATGATATACATTtctactataaaataatatattagTATAAAATGTAAATACAAAATATTATCGAAATCATAATTATCAAAATCATAATGTGGGCCTGCGAGTCTTTGGATGAGTCTGACATCTGTAAGGATTGTTTCTAATGGTTCAACTAATAAACCTCCCACTGTACAGGATTGAGAGACAGTTATTTGACTGAATCACTTTTCTTGAGCCTTCATCTGTACACATAATCCAGAACTCTGCTATTATACTGTGGAGATGCTGCCCTCTCCTGGGTTTGCTGTGACTTGTGGATGGCAGTATATGTGGAGCATACATTGTACAGCCTTGGAGGTGTATTACAGTAAGTTgccacctaaaaaaaaaaaaatactgtttcTTAGCTGTTTAAACATTCCAAAGAGGAATGCCCAACAAATATCCACaattcctgttttttttttacagtatgaATAATAAGAGCTGATGCAGCTGAAGCATGAGCTGTATACTGATGCTGATACAAAGTATTTTCTACAAATTGTTGACTTACTACTAGAATAGACAGTACTTACTAACATTTCATTCAACATTAACCTTATGTAATGATCAGTGGTTTTAACAGATTTTAATTCCATTAACTCCACATCAAGTTTTGAAATGGTATGCATCGTAACAACCTCATCACCTGGGGAGGACATGTCCTGGTGTACTGCTCCCGTTGCACTGGGAAAACTAACCATATGAAAATGCAGAATTATGTTCTGATTGCACCTTTACCTCAAACCAAGGACTCAAATGAAAATGAAAGAGACTTCAATTTAAAAGGTAAGTGATTTTATTTATACTCAAATTTTAGACATTGGTGCGTTTAATAACAAGAATCCATGATACGCCTCATGCTGTTGACCCTCATGGGGTTGGAGCCCATGTGCATGCTCAACTCTCTCATGTTCCTGTACTCTCCAGGCCTCATGTACATCTGCCTGCCTCTGTAGTTGGGCTGCTCGTACATCAGCCAGTGGCCGTCCATCACATTGCAGGACTGCATGTCGTTCATGCGGAAACGATCGGTCATGGACTCACAGTCATCGCTCAGCTCGTGCATCTGACCTCCGAAGTTCTCCTTCTCGTACATCCTCATCCTAAAGTTTCCTCTGTGCTGTAAACGGATATGGGAAAGGTGTTTTACCAAATTGTGCGAAATATACATTCACATTGCTTTTGCTGGAACTGTCTGTATGGCCTATGGGAGTCAATGAACAGATTCCTTTCAATTTACCATGGGGATGTTACGGCAAGACCTGATGCAATCGTTCATGCCCATACGCTGGTAGTCACCATACTCTCCCCTTCTCACAAAGTACTGGTTTCCCTGGAAGTTGGAATGATCATAGACCATGAAGCAGCCGCTTTCAACCCTGCAGGAGTTGCACCTGCTCAGGTAGGAGGTCAGCTCAGGGCAGTCGCTGGAGGTCTCATAGGAACGACCCTGGAAGTTCCTGTCCTCGTAGAAGATGATCTAAATACACACAACAAAACCATAATTTACAAAAACAAATTGTAGTtctaacagtacagtacaattgATTGATTGTTATAAACAAATTAGAAAAAGCTTAAAAGTCCAATTCTGTCAAAGCTCCCCACACCTTTCCCATAGACATGGTTGCGGTTACTGTATTGGTCTCAGGATTGTACAATTTTCTGTATGTTCCCCTATCGCTTTTATACTTGAGCCGACAGCCAAAGAATATGTGGCTCCATTGTTCAAACCCCTGACAGAGCAATATGACACAGAGGCCCACCCTGTACAGTTCAATTCAAAGTGGCCTTTAAAGGGTCATTATTTGCGGCTGGGTGCATTTGTGAGGAAAGACCATCTCTTTATTGTTTCTGTTGAATAACAGTATGAAGGCGAATTCTTCATATCGAGGCTTTTCAGAGATATCAACAAACCCAACGGACATTTGTTCATGGTTATTACGATTTAAATCTTTATATTTAAAAAAGCACAAAAAAATAGTAGCATAATGATTCAAACATTAGTCTATTAGAAAAAGATAACACATTACTGAATTTTTTTATTCATATTAACTGGTCTTGCCCAGTGTTAATACATGTGGATGAATTAATTTTTTATCCAAATGTTATAAAATGGTTGTTGATATTTTCTATCCTCCAACAAAACTGCTGcataaaatgtatcaattgacaaATTGTATAAGTGGAATCCAAAACATTATAGTTACGGTTTGTATCGTGGTTAATACCCTCTAAGGAAAAAAGGTTTCCAAAAGtgtttggctgtccccataaaaGCT contains:
- the LOC109902751 gene encoding gamma-crystallin M3-like, which translates into the protein MSMGKIIFYEDRNFQGRSYETSSDCPELTSYLSRCNSCRVESGCFMVYDHSNFQGNQYFVRRGEYGDYQRMGMNDCIRSCRNIPMHRGNFRMRMYEKENFGGQMHELSDDCESMTDRFRMNDMQSCNVMDGHWLMYEQPNYRGRQMYMRPGEYRNMRELSMHMGSNPMRVNSMRRIMDSCY